The Thermoanaerobaculia bacterium genome window below encodes:
- a CDS encoding MBL fold metallo-hydrolase, whose amino-acid sequence MKISVLGSGSGGNAALVSSGRTTVMVDAGFGPRALATRCAAAGADPAGIAAIFITHEHSDHRFGAVEFAERYGIPIFCSRGTADALGLDGSLFAHYVAISAGRDGRVGNLGFRAFATPHDANESLAFRFEDARASCAIATDLGHSDDALIDFLRGVKALLFEFNHDEDLLRDGPYHWMLKKRIAGGLGHLSNRQSAEVVGRAAGAELSEVVALHLSRQNNDPALVLTALSETLERAGVSARFGCADQLRGYETIEV is encoded by the coding sequence ATGAAAATCTCGGTGCTCGGTTCCGGCTCCGGCGGAAACGCGGCGCTCGTTTCCTCCGGCAGGACGACCGTCATGGTCGACGCCGGCTTCGGCCCGCGCGCGCTCGCGACCCGGTGCGCCGCGGCGGGAGCCGATCCCGCGGGCATCGCGGCGATCTTCATCACGCACGAGCACAGCGACCACCGGTTCGGCGCGGTCGAGTTCGCGGAGCGGTACGGGATCCCGATCTTCTGTTCGCGCGGCACCGCCGACGCCCTCGGCCTCGACGGGTCGCTCTTCGCGCACTACGTCGCGATCTCCGCCGGACGCGACGGCCGCGTCGGCAATCTCGGCTTCCGCGCGTTCGCGACGCCGCACGACGCCAACGAGTCGCTCGCCTTCCGATTCGAGGACGCGCGGGCTTCGTGCGCGATCGCGACGGACCTCGGCCACTCCGACGACGCGCTCATCGACTTCCTCCGCGGCGTCAAGGCGCTCCTCTTCGAGTTCAACCACGACGAGGACCTCCTGCGCGACGGTCCCTATCACTGGATGCTCAAGAAGAGGATCGCGGGCGGACTCGGGCATCTGTCGAACCGCCAGTCCGCCGAGGTCGTCGGGCGAGCGGCGGGCGCGGAGCTCTCGGAAGTCGTCGCGCTCCACCTCTCCCGCCAGAACAACGATCCCGCGCTCGTCCTCACCGCGCTCTCCGAGACGCTCGAGAGGGCCGGAGTTTCCGCGCGTTTCGGCTGCGCGGATCAGCTTCGCGGGTATGAAACAATCGAAGTCTAG
- the dut gene encoding dUTP diphosphatase, with the protein MSNMPITVSVRVLPHGEGLPLPLYATEGAAGCDLHAAVGNPLTLAPGAREAVPTGLALAIPPGYEGQVRARSGSALRHGIACINAPGTIDSDYRGEVKVILGNLGSEPFTIRRGDRIAQLVIAPVTRAAFEAVFELPETPRGAGGFGSTGH; encoded by the coding sequence ATGTCGAACATGCCCATCACCGTCTCCGTCCGGGTACTCCCCCACGGCGAGGGGCTGCCGCTCCCGCTGTACGCGACCGAAGGGGCCGCGGGATGCGACCTGCACGCGGCGGTCGGAAATCCCCTCACGCTCGCGCCCGGCGCCCGCGAGGCGGTTCCGACCGGGCTCGCTCTCGCGATTCCTCCCGGATACGAGGGCCAGGTCCGGGCGCGCTCCGGAAGCGCGCTCCGACACGGGATCGCCTGTATCAACGCGCCGGGAACGATCGATTCGGACTATCGCGGGGAGGTGAAGGTGATTCTCGGCAACCTCGGAAGCGAGCCGTTCACGATCCGCCGCGGCGACCGGATCGCCCAGCTCGTCATCGCGCCGGTGACCCGGGCCGCGTTCGAAGCGGTCTTCGAGCTCCCGGAAACGCCGCGCGGCGCCGGCGGATTCGGAAGCACGGGACACTGA
- a CDS encoding pitrilysin family protein produces the protein MTQKFVLSNGATVLIDEMRDVRSLAVGFFCKTGSADEPEDKRGLSHFLEHLLFKRTKRRSALAIARAIDQLGGDADAFTTKEYTAFYAHTLDSKFDAALDLLGDVVLSPAFGNEDIERERGVILEEIGECNDTPDDLAHELFVRSFWRNHPLGEPILGTVESVDRITKSDIYAFYRERYGAQNLIVSIAGHVRAAEVLPAVEKLFARRSAGEIFPPSGRRPRPFQHFSVARRPGLEQAHVCLGMSGPAQSSPRRFAAHLLDIALGGGMSSRLFQEVREKRGLVYSINSSLNAFRLGGYETIQASCVPKNLPRVIDTTLSVLRKLKSEGVRPREIVRAKELLKGNLLLSLESTVSRMSAQARQQFYFGRAERPEEWLSRVEAVTLDEVGEVTHEVFSGQSLSLSIVGDVGELSYSGRDLAAAVA, from the coding sequence ATGACGCAGAAGTTCGTGCTATCCAATGGCGCCACCGTCCTCATCGACGAGATGCGGGACGTGCGCTCGCTCGCCGTCGGGTTCTTCTGCAAGACCGGATCGGCGGACGAGCCCGAAGACAAGAGAGGCCTTTCTCACTTTCTCGAGCACCTCCTCTTCAAGCGGACGAAGCGGCGCTCGGCGCTCGCGATCGCGAGGGCGATCGACCAGCTGGGCGGGGACGCCGACGCGTTCACGACGAAGGAGTACACCGCCTTCTACGCGCATACTCTCGATTCGAAATTCGACGCCGCCCTCGACCTGCTCGGGGACGTCGTGCTCTCCCCCGCCTTCGGGAACGAAGACATCGAACGGGAACGGGGGGTCATTCTCGAGGAGATCGGCGAGTGCAACGACACGCCCGACGACCTCGCGCACGAGCTCTTCGTCCGATCGTTCTGGCGTAACCACCCCCTGGGCGAACCCATCCTCGGAACCGTCGAGTCCGTCGACCGGATCACGAAATCGGACATCTACGCGTTCTACCGGGAGCGCTACGGCGCGCAGAACCTCATCGTCTCGATCGCCGGCCACGTCCGCGCGGCGGAGGTCCTGCCCGCCGTCGAAAAGCTCTTCGCGCGGCGCTCGGCGGGGGAGATCTTCCCTCCCTCCGGACGGCGGCCCCGCCCGTTCCAGCATTTCTCCGTCGCGCGCCGCCCGGGCCTCGAGCAGGCGCACGTCTGCCTGGGGATGTCGGGACCCGCGCAGTCGTCCCCGCGGCGCTTCGCGGCGCACCTGCTCGACATCGCGCTCGGCGGCGGCATGTCGTCGAGGCTCTTCCAGGAGGTCCGCGAGAAGCGCGGACTCGTGTATTCGATCAATTCGTCGCTGAACGCCTTCCGGCTCGGCGGCTACGAGACGATCCAGGCGTCGTGCGTTCCGAAGAACCTCCCGCGCGTGATCGACACGACCCTCTCGGTTCTGCGAAAGCTCAAGTCGGAAGGGGTCAGGCCCCGGGAGATCGTCCGTGCCAAGGAGCTCCTGAAGGGAAATCTCCTGCTCTCGCTCGAGTCGACCGTCTCGCGCATGTCGGCGCAGGCCCGGCAGCAGTTCTATTTCGGACGCGCGGAGCGCCCGGAGGAGTGGCTCTCCCGGGTCGAGGCCGTCACGCTCGACGAAGTCGGGGAAGTGACGCACGAGGTCTTCTCGGGCCAATCGCTTTCGCTGTCGATCGTCGGGGACGTGGGAGAGCTGAGCTACTCGGGACGAGACCTCGCCGCCGCCGTCGCCTAA
- a CDS encoding type II secretion system protein, with protein MRFHERGPRGQRGYTLVAIMIFITLLSIAILAVSPSVSMMMRRDREQELLFRGKQYAQAILNFQKRQGRFPLNLKELMSTKPRSARKLFKEPMCNCDDWGLIRVGQPWPPPPTTNNPAGDSMNPGGSFTPPPGTSSGGNPGRSPSPPPAQTQPPSSFPLTYTTPPQGGASGSAGGDSGNPSAGSGSPAGGDSFGGLDLGGDNKEKSNVPIIGVYSKAHQKGLQTFHGQEYYDQWGFIAGANNDPDLPGATIPSNPLSSFPSMITSGAPPVSPGSPSGGSGKKF; from the coding sequence GTGAGGTTTCACGAGCGCGGGCCCCGCGGTCAGCGCGGCTACACGCTCGTGGCGATCATGATCTTCATCACGCTCCTCTCGATCGCGATCCTCGCCGTGTCGCCCTCCGTGTCGATGATGATGCGGCGCGACCGCGAACAGGAGCTCCTCTTCCGCGGGAAGCAGTACGCGCAGGCGATCCTCAACTTCCAGAAGCGGCAGGGGCGGTTTCCGCTGAATCTCAAGGAACTGATGAGCACGAAGCCGCGCTCGGCGAGGAAGCTCTTCAAGGAGCCGATGTGCAACTGCGACGACTGGGGCCTGATCCGCGTCGGCCAGCCCTGGCCGCCTCCGCCGACGACGAACAACCCCGCGGGCGACTCGATGAATCCCGGCGGCTCGTTCACCCCGCCGCCCGGGACCTCGTCGGGAGGAAACCCCGGACGCTCTCCTTCGCCGCCGCCGGCACAGACGCAGCCCCCGTCTTCGTTCCCGCTGACCTACACGACGCCGCCCCAGGGTGGCGCGTCGGGCAGTGCCGGTGGAGATTCCGGAAATCCTTCCGCCGGTTCCGGGAGCCCCGCGGGCGGGGATTCGTTCGGCGGCCTCGATCTCGGCGGCGACAACAAGGAAAAGAGCAACGTCCCCATCATCGGCGTTTATTCGAAGGCCCACCAGAAAGGCCTGCAGACGTTCCACGGGCAGGAGTACTACGACCAATGGGGTTTCATCGCGGGCGCCAACAACGACCCGGATCTTCCGGGCGCCACCATTCCCTCCAACCCCCTGAGCTCCTTCCCGAGCATGATCACGAGCGGAGCCCCTCCGGTCTCCCCGGGCAGCCCATCGGGCGGATCCGGAAAGAAATTCTAG
- a CDS encoding prepilin-type N-terminal cleavage/methylation domain-containing protein yields the protein MERVARREPRVTSGKPGTEDRNRGFTLLELLVVMTIIGILAAIAVPALKNSPQKGREAALREDLFTFRESLDEFHGDKGHYPPDLQTLVTEGYLRKIPIDPITKSADTWQTVLEPPADDTGAGGVEGSSEEPPAPGIIDVHSGSKAKALDGTTYDTW from the coding sequence ATGGAAAGAGTCGCGCGTCGCGAGCCGCGGGTCACGAGCGGGAAGCCGGGCACCGAGGATCGGAACCGGGGCTTCACCCTTCTCGAGCTCCTCGTCGTGATGACGATCATCGGGATCCTCGCCGCGATCGCCGTTCCCGCGCTCAAGAATTCCCCCCAGAAAGGCCGCGAGGCGGCGCTCCGCGAAGACCTGTTCACGTTTCGCGAGTCGCTCGACGAATTCCACGGCGACAAGGGACACTATCCGCCGGATCTGCAGACGCTCGTGACCGAAGGCTATCTTCGAAAGATCCCGATCGATCCGATCACGAAGTCGGCCGACACGTGGCAGACCGTGCTCGAGCCCCCCGCGGACGACACCGGCGCCGGAGGGGTCGAAGGCAGCTCCGAGGAACCGCCGGCGCCCGGGATCATCGACGTGCATTCGGGGTCGAAGGCCAAGGCTCTGGACGGCACGACCTACGACACGTGGTAG
- a CDS encoding type II secretion system protein has product MKSLRGTRPSGSMHRRAGETLDAETIRSLADAASRRGEARARRDAGRRTAAKAYRKPYVEPVAGGTRPSGSMHRRAGGFTMVELTIVCALIMILTAMVIPISRYATKRQKEVELRYDLRMMRNAIDKYKQYSDAGLIPVDLGTEGYPKTMDVMVEGVNQIGQISKKLKFLRKVPVDPMTGKAEWGLRSLQDDPTSTSWGGQDVYDVYSLSRDRAIDKSSYKDW; this is encoded by the coding sequence ATGAAGAGCCTGCGCGGCACGCGCCCGTCCGGCTCGATGCATCGCCGCGCCGGCGAAACCCTCGACGCCGAAACGATCCGCTCGCTCGCTGACGCGGCATCGAGGCGAGGCGAGGCGCGAGCCCGACGGGATGCGGGGCGCCGGACGGCGGCGAAGGCGTACCGAAAGCCGTACGTCGAGCCGGTGGCCGGCGGCACGCGCCCGTCCGGCTCGATGCATCGCCGCGCCGGCGGTTTCACGATGGTGGAGCTCACGATCGTCTGCGCCCTCATCATGATCCTGACCGCGATGGTCATCCCGATCTCGCGGTACGCGACGAAACGTCAGAAGGAGGTCGAGCTCCGGTACGACCTCCGGATGATGCGGAACGCGATCGACAAGTACAAGCAGTATTCCGACGCCGGACTGATCCCGGTCGATCTCGGAACCGAGGGGTATCCGAAGACGATGGACGTGATGGTCGAAGGCGTCAACCAGATCGGGCAGATCAGCAAGAAGCTCAAATTTCTCCGCAAGGTGCCGGTCGACCCGATGACGGGAAAGGCCGAATGGGGACTCCGGTCGCTCCAGGACGACCCGACCTCGACGAGCTGGGGAGGGCAGGACGTGTACGACGTGTACTCGCTCTCGCGCGACCGGGCGATCGACAAGTCGTCCTACAAGGATTGGTGA